From a single Candidatus Rokuibacteriota bacterium genomic region:
- a CDS encoding acyl-CoA/acyl-ACP dehydrogenase has protein sequence MDFALTEPQEMIRKEVAALARSFSPDYWLDKDRRAEYPTEFVKAFAAGGWLGLMIPEAYGGTGLGVIEAAIMLHEICASGAGTTGASPIHFYVFPSAPVVKYGTETMKRKELPKLCTGDTVMAFGVTEPNAGTDTSRITTRAEKKGDRWIVNGRKVWTTNAQHANKILLLARTGDRDPAKPLKGMTLFFTDFDRTAMAVREIEKLGRAAVDSNEVVIENLAVPDADVVGTVGEGFYHLIDSLNPERIVVGIEAVGIGRAALERAVQYAKERIVFDRPIGKNQAISHPLAQAAAQLDAAELMCMKAAWLFDQGRPCGREANAAKLMAAEAGFDACDAALQTFGGFGYAKEFHVERLWREVRLYKIAPISQQMALNYLAEHVLGLPRSY, from the coding sequence ATGGATTTCGCGCTCACGGAACCGCAGGAGATGATCCGCAAGGAAGTCGCGGCGCTGGCACGGAGCTTCTCCCCCGACTACTGGCTGGACAAGGACCGGAGGGCCGAGTACCCGACCGAGTTCGTCAAGGCGTTCGCCGCCGGCGGCTGGCTCGGGCTGATGATCCCCGAGGCGTACGGCGGCACCGGGCTGGGCGTGATCGAGGCCGCCATCATGCTCCACGAGATCTGCGCCTCGGGGGCCGGCACCACCGGCGCCTCGCCCATCCACTTCTACGTGTTCCCGTCCGCGCCCGTCGTGAAGTACGGCACGGAGACGATGAAGCGGAAGGAGCTGCCGAAGCTCTGCACCGGCGACACCGTCATGGCATTCGGCGTCACCGAGCCCAATGCCGGGACCGACACCTCACGCATCACGACCCGCGCCGAGAAGAAGGGCGACCGCTGGATCGTCAACGGCCGCAAGGTGTGGACCACCAACGCCCAGCACGCCAACAAGATCCTCCTCCTGGCGCGCACCGGCGACCGCGACCCGGCGAAGCCGCTCAAGGGCATGACCCTCTTCTTCACTGACTTCGACCGGACGGCGATGGCCGTGCGGGAGATCGAGAAGCTCGGCCGCGCGGCCGTGGACTCCAACGAGGTCGTCATCGAGAACCTGGCCGTCCCGGACGCGGACGTGGTGGGGACGGTCGGCGAGGGCTTCTACCATCTCATCGACTCGCTGAACCCGGAGCGCATCGTCGTGGGGATCGAGGCGGTGGGCATCGGGCGCGCGGCGCTCGAGCGCGCCGTCCAGTACGCGAAGGAGCGGATCGTCTTCGACCGCCCCATCGGCAAGAACCAGGCGATCTCGCATCCGCTGGCGCAGGCCGCCGCCCAGCTCGACGCCGCCGAGCTCATGTGCATGAAGGCGGCCTGGCTCTTCGACCAGGGCCGGCCGTGCGGCCGGGAGGCGAACGCGGCCAAGCTGATGGCCGCCGAGGCCGGCTTCGACGCCTGCGACGCGGCGCTCCAGACCTTCGGCGGCTTCGGCTACGCCAAGGAGTTCCACGTGGAGCGGCTCTGGCGCGAGGTGCGCCTCTACAAGATCGCGCCCATCTCCCAGCAGATGGCGCTCAACTACCTCGCCGAGCACGTGCTGGGGCTGCCCCGCTCCTACTGA
- a CDS encoding metal-dependent transcriptional regulator — protein sequence METTPAIQDYLGAIYDLTGGDKPVIGARLARHMHVSAPSITEALRRMQREGYIRLGERKEIRLTAKGRGIAETMARRHRLLERWLTDVLGLDWARAHDEAHRLEHALSPVVEERLAQLLGMPNTCPHGNPIPGMPVPESHHPVPLSQTAVGQRLIVERITEEAEADRQLLHFLWHSGIRPGACLTVSEVAPYAGTISVLIEDRTITMGLAASGKIRVFDPSAPPPLRPAPRARAAPGAAP from the coding sequence GTGGAGACCACACCCGCGATCCAGGACTACCTCGGCGCCATCTACGACCTCACCGGAGGGGACAAGCCGGTGATCGGCGCCAGGCTCGCGCGCCACATGCACGTCTCCGCCCCGTCCATCACGGAGGCGCTCCGGCGCATGCAGCGCGAGGGCTACATCCGCCTCGGAGAGCGGAAGGAGATCCGCCTCACGGCCAAGGGGCGCGGCATCGCCGAGACCATGGCGCGCCGCCACCGGCTGCTGGAGCGCTGGCTCACCGACGTGCTGGGGCTGGACTGGGCGCGGGCCCACGACGAGGCGCATCGGCTGGAACACGCGCTGTCGCCCGTGGTGGAGGAACGGCTGGCCCAGCTCCTCGGCATGCCCAACACCTGCCCCCACGGCAACCCCATCCCGGGCATGCCGGTCCCCGAGAGCCATCACCCGGTGCCCCTGAGCCAGACGGCGGTGGGCCAGCGGCTCATCGTGGAACGGATCACGGAGGAGGCGGAGGCCGACCGCCAGCTCCTGCACTTCCTCTGGCACAGCGGGATCCGCCCCGGCGCCTGCCTCACGGTGAGTGAGGTCGCCCCGTACGCGGGCACCATCAGCGTGCTCATCGAGGACCGCACCATCACCATGGGGCTCGCCGCGTCCGGCAAGATCCGGGTGTTCGACCCCTCGGCGCCCCCTCCCCTCCGGCCAGCGCCGCGCGCTCGCGCGGCGCCCGGGGCGGCGCCGTAG
- a CDS encoding N-acyl homoserine lactonase family protein produces MGVQALYALQNGFIGFERSGLFYGQLSGERVQIPVTCYLIRTSDATILFDTGFSPRAIPGLLRTDPLARFGDEDLLVHRLDALGLEPGSVDLLVLSHLHYDHAGGAALFPTSELIVQQDEYGYAHYPASCCASFYYRKNFDLPGYRWRLLDGDAELLPGITALRSDGHTPGHQSLLVELPQTGPVILAGDCCYWQESIDRETPPGVVWDPTRAMHSIKRLKTIARLTGGRIFPSHDPAFWATAVKSPDAYR; encoded by the coding sequence ATGGGCGTCCAGGCGCTGTACGCGCTGCAGAACGGCTTCATCGGCTTCGAGCGGAGCGGCCTCTTCTACGGTCAGCTCTCCGGCGAGCGGGTGCAGATCCCGGTCACCTGCTACCTGATCCGCACCTCGGATGCCACGATCCTCTTCGACACCGGGTTCTCGCCGCGCGCCATCCCCGGGCTTCTGCGCACGGACCCCCTCGCCCGCTTCGGCGATGAGGACCTGCTCGTGCACCGCCTCGATGCGCTGGGGCTCGAGCCCGGGAGCGTGGACCTGCTGGTCCTCTCGCACCTGCACTACGACCACGCCGGCGGCGCCGCGCTCTTCCCGACCTCCGAGCTCATCGTCCAGCAGGACGAGTACGGCTACGCCCATTACCCGGCCTCGTGCTGCGCGTCCTTCTACTACCGGAAGAACTTCGACCTGCCGGGCTACCGCTGGCGGTTGCTGGACGGCGACGCCGAGCTCCTGCCCGGGATCACGGCCCTCCGCAGCGACGGGCACACGCCGGGGCATCAGTCACTGCTGGTGGAGCTGCCGCAGACCGGCCCGGTGATCCTGGCGGGCGACTGCTGCTACTGGCAGGAGTCCATCGACCGCGAGACCCCGCCCGGTGTCGTCTGGGACCCCACCCGCGCCATGCACTCGATCAAGCGGCTCAAGACCATCGCCCGGCTGACGGGCGGCCGGATCTTCCCGAGCCACGATCCCGCCTTCTGGGCCACCGCGGTCAAATCTCCAGACGCCTACCGGTGA
- a CDS encoding CoA transferase has protein sequence MGVLDGIKVLELARVPPAELPGMMLADMGAEVLKIDTPPATVEDAEESRRAAFAYVNRNKRSLALNLKAPEGQAVFTRLAASADVIVEGFRPGVTKRLGADYESIRALNPRIVYCSLSGFGQHGPYRDYPAHDLNYLSLAGLLGLIGEPDRKPQIPLNIVADYGGASMHGALGIMLALFARERTGRGQHVDVSYLDTTIALLAATPNMRFFFSDGRAPRRGAGFLGGSYPYYAVYETRDDKLLTIGCTEPWLWENFCKAIGRPDFVRFARRPDQFVRAANAEEVRAREEIEALIRTRTRDEWYEILVKADVCVGKVYDPEEMVRDPQVRARDMVVEIEHPVHGTVREFGMPIKLSETPGTVRAAAPQTGEHTDAVLRELGMSDGEIRGLRDRRVVA, from the coding sequence ATGGGAGTCCTCGATGGCATCAAGGTCCTCGAGCTGGCACGCGTCCCGCCGGCGGAGCTGCCCGGGATGATGCTCGCCGACATGGGCGCGGAGGTGCTCAAGATCGACACCCCGCCAGCGACCGTGGAAGACGCCGAGGAGTCGCGCCGCGCCGCCTTCGCCTACGTGAACCGCAACAAGCGCTCCCTCGCCCTCAACCTGAAAGCGCCCGAGGGCCAGGCGGTCTTCACGCGGCTGGCCGCCTCGGCCGACGTCATCGTCGAGGGGTTCCGGCCAGGCGTGACGAAGCGGCTCGGCGCGGACTACGAGAGCATCCGCGCCCTCAACCCGCGCATCGTCTACTGCTCGCTCTCGGGCTTCGGCCAGCACGGGCCCTACCGCGACTACCCGGCCCACGACCTGAACTACCTGTCGCTGGCGGGGCTGCTCGGCCTCATCGGCGAGCCGGACCGGAAGCCGCAGATCCCGCTGAACATCGTCGCCGACTATGGCGGCGCGAGCATGCACGGGGCGCTGGGGATCATGCTCGCCCTCTTCGCCCGCGAGCGGACGGGGCGGGGCCAGCACGTGGACGTCTCCTATCTCGACACGACCATCGCGCTGCTCGCGGCCACCCCGAACATGCGCTTCTTCTTCAGCGACGGGCGGGCGCCCCGCCGGGGGGCGGGCTTCCTGGGCGGCTCCTACCCGTACTACGCCGTGTACGAGACCCGGGACGACAAGCTCCTGACCATCGGCTGCACCGAGCCCTGGCTCTGGGAGAACTTCTGCAAGGCCATCGGCCGCCCCGACTTCGTGCGCTTCGCGCGCCGGCCCGACCAGTTCGTGCGCGCCGCCAATGCCGAGGAGGTGCGGGCCCGCGAGGAGATCGAGGCCCTCATCCGCACGCGCACCCGCGACGAATGGTACGAGATCCTCGTCAAGGCGGACGTCTGCGTCGGGAAGGTCTACGATCCGGAGGAGATGGTACGCGACCCGCAGGTCCGGGCGCGGGACATGGTGGTGGAGATCGAGCACCCCGTCCACGGGACGGTCCGCGAGTTCGGCATGCCGATCAAGCTGTCGGAGACCCCGGGCACGGTGCGCGCGGCGGCGCCCCAGACGGGCGAGCACACCGATGCCGTGCTCCGCGAGCTCGGCATGAGCGACGGCGAGATCCGCGGGCTCAGGGACCGGAGGGTCGTGGCCTGA